GGCGGCAAGCGAGATGACTTGATTCAACTTTGGGAACGCGAAATGCTCGAGGCGAGCGAACGCATGGATTTCGAGACGGCGGCGAAAAAGCGTGATGCGATTCAGGCGCTCAAGGCGACGAGTGCGCACCAGAAAACGGACGTGTCCGATGCGAGCCTCTGCGTGGACGTGCTCTCGCTCAAGCGGAATGGCACGATGGCTGCCGCCGTGATTTTCGAGTACCGCAACGGCGTGCTTTGCGGGCGCCGCCACTATCGCCTGGAATGTAAGCTCGAAGATGACGAGACGGAAATTTTCCGCCAGATGGTGGTGCAATGGTATATGGACGTGGAATTTATTCCGGGCGAAATTGCAACGGATGTGTCGCTCCCGACGGACATGTCGGAGCGTGAGTCCATTGAACAGGCGCTTGCATCCAAGACGACGCACAAGGTCGTGCTCACGAATCCGCAGCGCGGCGAGAAGCTCGGGTTCCTGAAACTCGCCTCGGCGAATGCCGACATGATTCTCGTGGAAATGCGCGCCGAAGTGCAGAAGTACAGCGAAATCGACAGCAGCGTTTTTGAATTGCAGAAAGTTCTCGGCTTAAAGAAAACTCCGTTCCGCATCGAGTGCGTGGATATTTCTCATTTGTCAGGAACGAATACGGTCGCAAGCCTTGTGGCGTTCAAGAACGGGCGTCCCGATAAGAGCAATTACCGCAAGTTTATCATCAAGACTGTAACGGGAGTCGATGACTTTGCAAGCATGCGCGAAGTGATGACCCGCCGCATCCGTCGTTTGGAAGATGAAGGAATCCCCATGCCCGACTTGTGGGTGTGCGATGGCGGTAAAGGCCAGGTCGATGCCACGATGCAGATTTTAAAGGAACTTGGTCACGATAAGGACTTGCCGCTGATTGGGCTTGCAAAGCGTCTCGAAGAAATCGTGTTTCCCGATGACCGCAAAAGCATTGTGCTGCACCGTACAAGCCCCGCGCTAAAGCTCTTGCAGAATGCCCGCGACGAGGCTCACCGATTTGCTATTACATATCAGCGCAGCAAACGCAAAAAAGATCTCGAAGTCGAATGGCTCAAAATGCCGGGCGTCGGTCACGAAACCCGCATCAAGATTTTGAGCAAGTACAAGAGCGCCGAAGCGTTTATGGATGCCCCGCTCGAAGACATCATCGATTTGCTTGGAAAAGTCCGTGGCACAAAGCTCCGCGAACAAGTCGCCGAATACTGCGCTGGCCCCACTGAAGAATCGTAGCTCTTCCAGCTGTTATCCAATAACTAATGGCCAATGACTGTTGACCAACAACTACTTTGTAAACATTTCTAAATGTAAAATTTTGTTAGTCCGTTTTGAGAAATCATCAAGGGATTTTTACCAAGTTCAAAAATAATTTTGAATTGGAATAATCTATATTAGATTTGAATTTTCAATTAAAAGGGGCCCCGCAAAGGCCCTATTCTAAGAGGACTCAAATGATTGGATTGAAATCGATTGCTAGAACGGCCTTGGTGCTTTCGGCAACTGGCGCACTTTTTGGGTGCGGTAGCTCATCGCAAGACGAGCTTGCCAGCGGTTCCTTGCCGCGTCAGGAAACGCTCTATTTGTCTGGGCAGCAGAATGATGCTCCTGGTACGTTCAACCCCCTTGCAGAAAGCTGGATGACAACCTGGCCTGTGAGTGGTCGTTTCAACTTGATGTACGAACCGCTTCTCACCTACAACTCTTTGACGGGTGAAATCGAATCCCTCCTTGGCTCGCTCGTGAGCAAGAACAACGACTCTATCGTTGTCGACTTGAACCCGGCTGCAAAGTGGAGCGATGGTGAAAAGGTTACTTCCCGTGACGTGAAGTTCATCTACACGATGGGTTCCATCAACACTAGCGAACAGATTTCCGCAATCCACGTCGATACTGTTAAATCCGAACCGGCAGGTGCAGTGGAACGTATTGCCTTCCTCGTGAACAAGAAGCAGCGCAACAACCCGCTTTCTGTTCTTGACTTGTTGCAGGCTATCCGCATTGTCCCGGCTCACGTGTTTGAACCGCTTATCGAAAAGCTTGGCTCCAAGGACGAAGTGAAGAAACTCCCGATGGACCAGAATCCGGTTGTTTCCGGCCCGTACGCTCTCCGCAGTGCCGACCCGAACAAGATTATTCTTGAACGCCGTGACGACTACTGGGGCAATGCCGCTCTCCACAATGGTCAGCTCCCTGCTCCGAAGTATATCGTTCATCCGATTTACAAGAACAACGAACACAACACCATCGCTATGCGTAGCGGCAACCTCGACGCATCCCAGAGCTACATCCCGCGTATCAACCGCAAGGCTGGCGCTGGCGTACATACATGGCTCAATGAACCGCCGTATTTCTTGCCGGGTGCAATGCCGATGCTCATCATCAACACGATGAAGGAGCCGCTTAACGACAAGCGCTTCCGCCGTGCTCTTGCAACCGCTATCGACTACATGGCTCTCCGCAAGTTCGCTGTGTCCGACTACACGGACCAGATCAAGCCGGGCCTCATCATGCCGACCGCTCTCGAAGGCAAGTACATCAGCGATGAAGACCTTGCGAAGTATGGTGTCAAGCTCACCATTACCGACGAAAAGGAACGCGTCGAAACGGTGAAGCAGATGCTTTCCGAAGCTGGCTACAAGTCTGTCTGGAATGACGACGGTACGCTTGACCACATGGAAAACGCCAAGGGCGAAAAGATCCCGACGATGTACATCACGAGCCCGAACGGCTGGACCGACTGGGAAGCTATGGTGACCATCGCTGTCGAAGGTATGCGCAAGGCTGGTATCGATATTCGTGAAGGCTTCGTGGATGGCGGTTCTTACTGGCCGGCCATGGGTCTCGGTAACTTCGACCTCATCATGCACAAGCCTGTTGCTGACGTGACTCCGTCTCTTCCGTGGAGCCGCTTCAACGAAATCATGGCAAGCCGCGACTGGCAGCCGCTTGGCGCCTGGGCTGGCGTGAACATTGGCCGTTACAACCAGCCGGGCACCGAAGGTTTCCGTCCGGAAGTCGACAAGCTCCTCAATGCTATCCCGCTTATGAAGAATGCTGATTCTATCGCAACTGCTTACCGCGAATTGAACCGAATCTTCATGGAAGACCAGCCGTCCATTCCGCTGGTTTACTTGCCGGAACAGTTCTATGAATTCAGCGACCGCGTCTGGACGAACTGGCCGACTGCTGAAAACCCGTATGCTCCTGCTCAGCTTCCGTGGGTGGCCTCGGGTACCAAGACCCTTTGGAATTTGAAGCTCGCTAAATAAAGGATAAAGGACTACCAATGCTTAAACAATATCCTATGCTACGTTATGTCCTGCAGAAGGCGTTCTGGTACTTGCTGACCTTCGTCTGCGCAGTGGCACTCAACTTCGCGTTGCCGCGTCTCGGCGACA
This is a stretch of genomic DNA from Fibrobacter sp. UBA4297. It encodes these proteins:
- the uvrC gene encoding excinuclease ABC subunit UvrC, whose protein sequence is MIPVSEHIERRLAELPLLPGVYIMKNAQGKIIYIGKAKVLKNRVSSYFDGSDHAGHRAATLMLPYIRDIEWIITESETEALILEANLIRKHTPKYNVLLKDDKHFPYLAFSVNEPFPRLFLSRSVKKDGCLYYGPYMSSRMIRQLQDIAARLFQIRECKLKLPLNRPVRPCLNYHIGRCGAPCAGLVTREEYQKKVAQTQMLLGGKRDDLIQLWEREMLEASERMDFETAAKKRDAIQALKATSAHQKTDVSDASLCVDVLSLKRNGTMAAAVIFEYRNGVLCGRRHYRLECKLEDDETEIFRQMVVQWYMDVEFIPGEIATDVSLPTDMSERESIEQALASKTTHKVVLTNPQRGEKLGFLKLASANADMILVEMRAEVQKYSEIDSSVFELQKVLGLKKTPFRIECVDISHLSGTNTVASLVAFKNGRPDKSNYRKFIIKTVTGVDDFASMREVMTRRIRRLEDEGIPMPDLWVCDGGKGQVDATMQILKELGHDKDLPLIGLAKRLEEIVFPDDRKSIVLHRTSPALKLLQNARDEAHRFAITYQRSKRKKDLEVEWLKMPGVGHETRIKILSKYKSAEAFMDAPLEDIIDLLGKVRGTKLREQVAEYCAGPTEES
- a CDS encoding ABC transporter substrate-binding protein; this translates as MIGLKSIARTALVLSATGALFGCGSSSQDELASGSLPRQETLYLSGQQNDAPGTFNPLAESWMTTWPVSGRFNLMYEPLLTYNSLTGEIESLLGSLVSKNNDSIVVDLNPAAKWSDGEKVTSRDVKFIYTMGSINTSEQISAIHVDTVKSEPAGAVERIAFLVNKKQRNNPLSVLDLLQAIRIVPAHVFEPLIEKLGSKDEVKKLPMDQNPVVSGPYALRSADPNKIILERRDDYWGNAALHNGQLPAPKYIVHPIYKNNEHNTIAMRSGNLDASQSYIPRINRKAGAGVHTWLNEPPYFLPGAMPMLIINTMKEPLNDKRFRRALATAIDYMALRKFAVSDYTDQIKPGLIMPTALEGKYISDEDLAKYGVKLTITDEKERVETVKQMLSEAGYKSVWNDDGTLDHMENAKGEKIPTMYITSPNGWTDWEAMVTIAVEGMRKAGIDIREGFVDGGSYWPAMGLGNFDLIMHKPVADVTPSLPWSRFNEIMASRDWQPLGAWAGVNIGRYNQPGTEGFRPEVDKLLNAIPLMKNADSIATAYRELNRIFMEDQPSIPLVYLPEQFYEFSDRVWTNWPTAENPYAPAQLPWVASGTKTLWNLKLAK